CTAATTTTGATAAAAATAAAAAGAAAAAATCCAATAATGAAAAAATGCCCTAGAACAAAGTCATTCAATGTCCTTAGGGCATCTTACTTTTACTAATCAATAATCATGTCGTTTTGCAATTTCAGTATTTGTGCCATGACGCGCTGAATCTCTTCTCGCTGTTGAGGTGTTGCGCTAGCTGATACCTTTTGCAGGTCGATGTATGTTTGCTGGAGCTGTTGTTGTGCACTAGAGTAGGCGGTTTCATCAACTTGTGGTTCTTGTTTGTTATACAGATCATTTTGTTCAGTTGCAAGATCGATTACTTGATGTGCTCGGTTCAGGAACATTTGTAATGATTCGTGTTCTGTCATATCAATGGTTTCCTCCTTATGAAGTCGTACATATAGTGTGGTAAAGTGTACTGAAATTTATGTGCCAAAAGCGTATAGTCATTCGCATAATTTTCTAGACCTCCATATTTGTCCCTATCATGGTTTTTTGTACATACATACAGTAATAGTGAATAGAAGAAAAGGAGGCTGAAAACATGAGCGATGGACACAAGAAAAAAGGCGGTAAAGGCTTTACTCTTATCGTTGTTCTATTCATCCTGTTAATTATCGTAGGAGCTTCTTATGCAGGTGGCGGCGCAGGATATGGCGGTTATGGCGGCGGATGTGGCTGTGACGGTTACGGATATGGCGGCGGTTACGGCTGGTAATCATTAATGGTTAGACAGATGGTGGTTCTCCGCCATCTGTTTTGCATTTATTCGTTAGAAGGCTAAGGTCTTACGCATGAAGCGTGCCCGCTGGTCATTTATGCTATAATATAACCATTTCAAAATCGGAATAAGGAGGCTATCCATGGACCTTGAAAAGGTAGAACGCTTAGGTGAATGGATTTTGGAGTCGACCCATACAGTTGTTTTCACAGGGGCAGGTATGTCAACGGAAAGTGGGATTCCCGATTTCCGGTCAAAAGAAGGCTGGTGGAATAAAATTGATCCTATGACAGTTTCTACGATAGACGCATTAGAAAATGAGTATGATTTGTTCCAAGCCTTTTACAGTTTAAGGTTAGGTGATCTGAAAACGTGTAGACCACATAAAGGTCATACCATCCTAGCTGATTTAGAACAACAGAAGCTTATTTCAGCTGTCATTACTCAAAATGTAGATGGTTTTCATCAAAATGCGGGAAATGAAAATGTTTATGAGTTACATGGTTCGTTACGGTCGATCTTTTGTTCAAAGTGTGGTCATGCTTCAAATGAAGATGCTTTCGTCCACACCAAACCGTGTATCAAATGTAAGGGTCACCTAAGACCTGACATAATTTTATTTGGTGAGCTATTGCCTCAGGAGGTATGGGGGGATGCAATGAAAGAAATTGAACAGTCAGATTTAGTGATTGTAATAGGATCAAGTCTCCAAGTTGCCCCTGCAAATGAGTTACCTTTTCTAACTTCAGGCAGGAAAGTCGTTATAAATAATGAAAGTACACTGTTACATAATCAATTCGATCTTCAAATAGAGGGGAATGCAGGAGACATCTTGCAAAACGTACACAAATACATATTGGAGGTAGGAAAATGACAGTTGTAAAAATACCTAAAGAAGAACGGGAACAATTGATACAGGGCATACAAGGTTATTTTTTGGATGAAAGAGAAGAAGAAATCGGTGAATTAGCAGCTGGATTTATGTTGGACTTTTTTCTCAAAGAAGCAGGTCCTTATTTATATAATCAAGGTGTAATGGATGCGAAGAAACTACTTCAACAGAAAGTATTGAATATGGAAGAAGACTTAGACGCATTACGGAGACCAATTAATCTTCATGAACGATACTAAAAAAATAGGTGATCAAAATGAGTTCGAAATCACAAATACAAGATAAAAATATGAAAAGCAGTCTTGTTTTTGTATACGGGACACTTCGTAAAGGTGAGTCAAATCATCACTTATTAGCTGGGACGAATTGTGTGAATGAGCGTGCTTGGATTAATGGAACGCTATACGATACGGGTCAAGGTTATCCCGCGCTATCTTTAACACCATTTGGCTCTGTTTATGGTGAAGTTTATGAAGTAGATGACAAACTAATAAGTAAACTAGATCAACTAGAAGGATATCAATTTGGGAGAGAGCGTAACTTGTATGAAAGAGAAATGAAAAAGATCATGACAAACGATGGCCTCGTTGAGACATACATTTATACCGTTGATCACAATCCTTCCTTATGTATAAAGCGAATTGAATGTGGAGATTGGGTAAATCGATCTTAGCGCTCTTCCATGATTCTAGATTTTGAATATATGTCTATTCTACGATTCCATTTCATAATTTGTGTTTCTCTTTCCATACCAATACGCTTTGCAACTGCAATAGAGGGCTTGTTATTTGGGTCAATGAGTGAGATCATCTTTGGGAATTCACATGTATGAAACCCATGTTGTAAGCATGCACGCGCGGCTTCAGTAGCAAAGCCCTTTCCCCAGTGATCTCTAATAAATGAATAGCCAATCTCCATAAGGATTTCATCATTCACCTTTTGAGGCACAATGCCACACTGCCCGAGAAAATGGCCATCTTCAGCGGATACTACGGCCCATAACCCCACCTTATATACGTGATAATTTCGATGGTTCCAAGCTATCCAATCTTGGGCCTCTTGGATGGACTTTGTACGCTCGTAATATTTCATTGCGATTGGGTCAGAGAAAATTTCCATAAGATGGTCTCGATCTGACTCCCTCAATGGCCTGAGTCTCAAACGATCTGTCACTAGTGAAATCACCCCTCCCATCTCTCCCTTCATACATTCATATTAACAAACTTTAATGTAAGTATATGAAAGATCATCCTCCTTCATCCAATCATTATCCCTTCTACTATTCAAGCTTAAAAACTCATTTTAGAAAAGAAAAAGCACTCATTTTCGGATAGTTTCTTCCATAAGTTATAGTATGGACCAGGACAAGGAGGGAATTGATTGAAGAACGAAGAGAAGAGGTTGCGAGATGTTCAAGCACTTGCCTATCATGTTACAGATGCCATTCACTTAAATCCTATGAGACGAAGTGAACAGGATTTAAAGACAGCTGTTGATCAGTTATCGAGAGCAGTAGGCATACTCTCTGATTCGAGTCGATGTATTTCATTAGATGAGGTTGAAGAGAAAGTGAACAAAGCTTATCAACTAATCGTGAAACGTAATCATTCAAATAAGAAGATGAAGATTAAATAATTAAGGCAGTCAGAAAAGGCGTGATGGACCACTCTTCATGCCTTTTTTCATTTACATGAAAGGCAAAAAAATTGGGACTAGCTATAATTAGCTAGTCCCGATGTAAGGGGAGGTAGGATAATGTTTTCAGGGGATCCACATTCTCATATGGAACCTCCTATTACTATAGACGAAATCATTTCAAAAAGGTTGCAGGGTTTTGGCAAAAAAGATCGAAATATCATATAGATCATAATGAGAACTTATGTTCTTTATTTGAGAATGAAAGGGATGATGTGATGAAGGATGCGTTAATCGTTATTGATGTACAGGAAGCTGTAATGGAAAACAGTTATCAAGAAAAAGAAACTATTGAACAGATTAATGAGTTGATTCTTCGTGCTCGGTCAAACCAAATTCCAATTATCTATGTTCAACATGAATATCCGATCGGTCCTATGAAACGTGGGGAACCAAATTGGCAGCTACATGAACACCTAGAAAAACCACTTGAATCAGATATCATCATCAATAAAACATTGCCAAATGCTTTTTCAGACACTTCATTGAAAGAAGTATTGAACCAAATGGATATTCGTCACGTTTATATTTGCGGGGCACAGACGGACTTTTGTGTTGACTCAACGTGTCGAGGTGCATTTGACAACCATTACGATGTCACATTAATTACGGATGCCCATACAACGACTGACAAAAGTCATATGACATCGGAACAAATTATTAATCACGTCCACCAAACGCTTGAGAACTTTTGGAGTCCAAAAGCAACACTAACATTACAGAAATCTGATGAGGTTAAGTGGATGGTCACACAAACTGAAGGAGGAATAAAATGAAGATTACAAAGAGCCCAATCAACCGAGTAGGAACACCGTTTATTCACGTGAAGGATTTACAAAAGACATCAACTTGGTATGCAGGTCTACTCGGAAAAGAAGTACCATCCGTAAATCCCGAACACCCTGTTCATTATTTTGAATTGGAAGGGGGAGGAGGCTTACTTCTGGATGATGACCGTAATAATGCACCTGGAACAGAAGCCTCAATCATGCTCCATACTGATAACATTGATGAAGCTTACGGATTCGTAAAAGAAAAAGGTGGAGAAATTGTACGTGAAATTGAGAGACATCCCGATGTTTCCTTTTTCAACTTTAAGGATCCAGACGGTAATGTACTCATGATTTGTGAACAACATGAGAACAGTAATAGAAGTTAAATGATTTATTGGGAATTGCTGACTTCAAGCAATTCCCTTTTTATATAGAAATATGATAGTATACGAACAGAATACATAGAAAGCAGGGATTTCCAATTAATAAGAAGCTAATCATGATTTTCGCAAGTGCCATTTTAGCGGGTATCCTTCTAATCGTTCTTATTTCTTTATTAATCAAAACGCCTGAAGAGGAAGCGAATGATTTTGTTGAAAGGTTAAAAAGTGGGACGGTCAACGAAAATGCTTTAAACGAGCAACAACTAACTGAACTGAACGCTTTTATCCAATTCCCAAATGACAAAGATCTAGACCAAACTAGGATGGTGATTTACTCAGCAGAAGATGTTGATAATGGTTACCAAGTTCGCGTTCGTTTCCAAGCATATGAATATAAAGATGAAGGATCTAAAGTCATAGAATCATACGACGGGGATTTATATATAATCATGCAAAAAGTTGGCTTTCGAAGCTGGAATATTATCGATGTTAAAATAAATGCTTATAAGTAGAGAGGGTGATGGCGGTGTTTATTTTTCCAATTGAAGATAACTTGTCTCTTAAATTATTAGAAAAAAAGGACATACCAGAGCTGTTTGCCCTTGTAGACCAATCCCGAAAGTATTTAAGGGAGTGGTTACCTTGGGTTGATAGCATGGAGAAAGAGGAAGATTACGAACCTGTCATTGAATTGTGGAGAAAGCAATTCTGTGACGAGAACGGTTTTCAAGCCGGTATACTGTATCAAGACAAATTGGTTGGGATGATCGGTTATCATTACATAGATTATGCTAGTAAGAAAACATCAATCGGTTATTGGCTTTCTGAGCATAACCAAGGTAAAGGAATTATGACGAAAGCAACTCAGACATTAGTAGATTATGCGTTCAATGTATTGCATTTGAATCGAATTGAAATCCAATGTGGGACAGGAAATAGAAAGAGTGCAGCTATTCCAGAACGATTAGGTTTTGTAAAAGAAGGAACCATTCGCGATGCTGAGTATTTGTATGATCACTTTCATGACTGCTATCTATATAGTTTGCTGAAAAGAGAATATGAAATAATGTAAAGAAGCTGACCGTTGGGTCAGCTTCTTTTATTTGAAAAATCCTAAGTCCTGATAAACATAGGGTGTATCTGGTTTCTTGATTTTATCAACCTCTTTCACTTCAATTAAAGGAATGCGGTTTTCCTCATAAGTTGTATGGGATATTGTTCCTGTCACTTTCACCCAACTATCGTCATCTATTTGATCTAAATCGCTTCCTGTAGCCATCATACCGATTACTGAGGTATCTGCTGAACAGCAGCTCATTAGGAAGCGAGCTACGACGAGCTGATTTTGCTCCATGCCATTTTCTCGATAGACGAAACCTTTAACTTCAATCTCTTTACCTTCGAACCGATCTAAGAAAATCGTGATGGAATCCACGAGGTCGGCATAATTGTCGTCAGTGATCTTGATCCTTTCCTTGTCCTCATACTTATCAGCGATTTCTAAATAATATTCATCGTAATCGAAATCCGACTCGGTATCTGGTGAGTCATCTGAATATTTCTCATCAAGCTCCTCCATATACTTTTCCGGATCTTCCAAATACGCATCTGCATTAGGGGTATCACTATCAGATTGAGTTTTTTCAAGAGGCTTGTCTGATTTTGAAGCAGAGGCCTTCATTCCGACCGTACCTGTAAGTGAAACACCTTTCTTCTCGGCCATAGCACTATCCAATACTTTATCTGGGAAGACAAAGCCTGTTAGTAATGGCAATAGAAATAAAAAATACACAGAAAATCGCATGAACGGTTTGCTCGTATCTGCATGATCATGACCACATAAACAATGTTCCTCTGAATCCTCGGATCTGAACATTTGGACGACTCCCAAAACAAAGAACGTACCTGCTGCAAAATAAATGAACTTCATCATTTGTGGGGCGATATAATATTGGATTTTCCCACTGTAGATGAATGAACATAAAAGAAATGCAAATCCAAACAGAATGATCGCTCGCAAATTGATATAAAATTGATTATTCAAAAGCTCAACCTCCGATCAATAGTTGAAAAATGAGAATAGCGATGAACACCGAACCAGTTATGACACCCATGAGCACGAGTACGAATTTCTTTTTGAAATAGGCAAGAAGCATCAAAGTGTTCTTGATATCAAGCATCGGTCCATACACGAGGAATGCGACGATCGATGCTGTACTGAAAGTTGATTGGAACGTTACGGCTACAAATGCATCTGCTTCAGAACAGAGTGAAACAAGATACGCGAATGCCATCATCACTAAGGTTGATGACCATACATCTGAACCGATCGCTGTAATGACATCACGGCTGACAAAAGCCTGGAATGAACTGGCCAACAAGGCTCCTAGCAAAAGAAATTTTCCTGTGTCGAAAAATTCATCCGTCATATGATACATCGTCAATTTCCACTTAGAAGTCGTTTGCTCGTGACTGTGAGTATGACTATGTTCATGGTCATGGTTTGTTCTTTTCAACATATCACCGTTTTTGAAGATAGCGTAGACGATTGCTCCTATTAATATTGCCAAAATGAAGCCCAAGCCCATTCTTGCAAACACGACCGTCAAATCTGAACGAAATGCATAATAGGTTGATAGAAATACGATCGGATTCAAGATTGGTGCACCGACAAGAAAGACGACACCGATATGTAGCGGCATCCCTTTTTTGATCAATCTACGAACGACTGGTATGATGGCACACTCACAAACTGGAAAAAGTGCAGCCATGATTGCAGCTGGAAGTAAAGCGATATATCCCTTTTTTGGTGTGAACCGCCTGATCGTCTCTTCTGAAACGAAAGATTGGATCAGAGCGGATACGAACACGCCTAATAATAGAAAAGGAAAGGCTTCCAGCACGATGCTCAAGAAAATGGTATTCAAGTCTACTAGTGTCGTAGGGAGAGCAGATGGTAGAGTTGAACCTTTAATATCTTCGAGAAAGAAAAACCCAAATAAGAATAAAAAGAACAAAAGAAATAGAATCATATTTTCACGCAAATTTTGTTGGGACACTTTATTTCACATCACTTGTATTTTAATGGCTTAAAGCTTTTTTTAAAGTAGATTGGTTTCGTTCCATCAAAGTAAAATAATCTTCCTTGTTCTCGATGTCTTCTTCTGTCAGAACCGATAGATTGTGAAGATAGAGTATATCCAGATTAAGGTGTTTTTTGATCGTTTCAGCAGGTTTTGTGCTGACATTTTGTTCAAATAAGATATATTGAATGTTGTACTCACGTGTCTCTTCAATAATTTCCTTCATTTGTTGCTGTGTTGGTTCATTGGTCGGAGACAGACCAGAGACACTAATTTGCTCAATACCGTATCGGTGCTCCCAATACCCATAAGCCGCATGTGATACTAATATTTCTTTTCTTTCCGCCTGCTCTACCATTTGTTGATAAGATCGATCAAGCTCTTCAAGTTTTTTCTTTAAATCAAGGAAGTTGCGCTCGAAATCATCCTTCGCTTCAGGTTTAGCTTGAATCAGTTCGGACTTGATATGGTCGGCCAGATCAATTGCTAAAATCGGGTCGAGCCAGACATGAGGGTCCACATCTCCATGATCGTCATGCTTTTCTTCAGCTTGTTGCGTTTCTTCCTCATCGTGGTCGTTGTGTTCATGGCCATGATTGGATTGGAAAACTTCAAAAGTTACACCTTCAGATGCTTCAATGAGTTCAACCTCACCGTCTTTCAACGTTTTAGCTGCAGATTCTGCAAATCCTTCCAAACCAGCTCCCATATATATGAAAAGATCGCTATCCGCTAGTTTGATCATCGTCTTTGGTGTAGGTTCGAAAGTATGAGCATCTGCTCCAGGTGGCAGGATACTTTCCACTTCAACGTGGGTGCCTCCGATTTTTTTAGTGAAATCTGCTAACGGATAAAGCGTGGTCATGACCTCCAATTTTTTAGTGGACTCATTAGCGTCCGTTGTTGAAGCATATTTATTTTGGCCGCAAGCTGCGACTAATAACAAACTTGAAAAAATAAATAGCATTTTTTTATACATTTTTTATCCCCCTAAAGAATCAATGCATAAATCAGTATATCGTAACGATTACGATTTGTGAATAGGAATAATTACGATTTAATAAATACAATAAACCATAAAAATGACTTTTAATTCATACAATTTTAGGGAATGGAATAGATATGACAACAAAAACGTGGAGGAGAAATGATGACAAAAACAGAAATTGCATTACGTTTTGTACGGTTCAGTCAATGGGTTCAGAGCCTTGATGCATTAAGTGATGATGAGTGGTTTCTCCCGGTTAGCCCCGGTAAATGGTCGGTTGCAGAAATCATTGCGCACCTTACTTATTGGGACCGTTATTTCCTTAAAGAAAGGTATCCGAAAATGAAGGCTGAAGCACGACTACCGAGGTCTATTGATGTAGATGTTATGAATCAGAAAGCATCCTTATATGCGAAG
This Pseudalkalibacillus berkeleyi DNA region includes the following protein-coding sequences:
- a CDS encoding DUF2524 family protein, which encodes MTEHESLQMFLNRAHQVIDLATEQNDLYNKQEPQVDETAYSSAQQQLQQTYIDLQKVSASATPQQREEIQRVMAQILKLQNDMIID
- a CDS encoding YjcZ family sporulation protein, which gives rise to MSDGHKKKGGKGFTLIVVLFILLIIVGASYAGGGAGYGGYGGGCGCDGYGYGGGYGW
- a CDS encoding SIR2 family NAD-dependent protein deacylase, translated to MDLEKVERLGEWILESTHTVVFTGAGMSTESGIPDFRSKEGWWNKIDPMTVSTIDALENEYDLFQAFYSLRLGDLKTCRPHKGHTILADLEQQKLISAVITQNVDGFHQNAGNENVYELHGSLRSIFCSKCGHASNEDAFVHTKPCIKCKGHLRPDIILFGELLPQEVWGDAMKEIEQSDLVIVIGSSLQVAPANELPFLTSGRKVVINNESTLLHNQFDLQIEGNAGDILQNVHKYILEVGK
- a CDS encoding DUF2164 domain-containing protein translates to MTVVKIPKEEREQLIQGIQGYFLDEREEEIGELAAGFMLDFFLKEAGPYLYNQGVMDAKKLLQQKVLNMEEDLDALRRPINLHERY
- a CDS encoding gamma-glutamylcyclotransferase family protein; translated protein: MSSKSQIQDKNMKSSLVFVYGTLRKGESNHHLLAGTNCVNERAWINGTLYDTGQGYPALSLTPFGSVYGEVYEVDDKLISKLDQLEGYQFGRERNLYEREMKKIMTNDGLVETYIYTVDHNPSLCIKRIECGDWVNRS
- a CDS encoding GNAT family N-acetyltransferase, giving the protein MTDRLRLRPLRESDRDHLMEIFSDPIAMKYYERTKSIQEAQDWIAWNHRNYHVYKVGLWAVVSAEDGHFLGQCGIVPQKVNDEILMEIGYSFIRDHWGKGFATEAARACLQHGFHTCEFPKMISLIDPNNKPSIAVAKRIGMERETQIMKWNRRIDIYSKSRIMEER
- a CDS encoding cysteine hydrolase family protein: MKDALIVIDVQEAVMENSYQEKETIEQINELILRARSNQIPIIYVQHEYPIGPMKRGEPNWQLHEHLEKPLESDIIINKTLPNAFSDTSLKEVLNQMDIRHVYICGAQTDFCVDSTCRGAFDNHYDVTLITDAHTTTDKSHMTSEQIINHVHQTLENFWSPKATLTLQKSDEVKWMVTQTEGGIK
- a CDS encoding VOC family protein; this encodes MKITKSPINRVGTPFIHVKDLQKTSTWYAGLLGKEVPSVNPEHPVHYFELEGGGGLLLDDDRNNAPGTEASIMLHTDNIDEAYGFVKEKGGEIVREIERHPDVSFFNFKDPDGNVLMICEQHENSNRS
- a CDS encoding GNAT family N-acetyltransferase; the protein is MSLKLLEKKDIPELFALVDQSRKYLREWLPWVDSMEKEEDYEPVIELWRKQFCDENGFQAGILYQDKLVGMIGYHYIDYASKKTSIGYWLSEHNQGKGIMTKATQTLVDYAFNVLHLNRIEIQCGTGNRKSAAIPERLGFVKEGTIRDAEYLYDHFHDCYLYSLLKREYEIM
- a CDS encoding TIGR03943 family putative permease subunit, with amino-acid sequence MNNQFYINLRAIILFGFAFLLCSFIYSGKIQYYIAPQMMKFIYFAAGTFFVLGVVQMFRSEDSEEHCLCGHDHADTSKPFMRFSVYFLFLLPLLTGFVFPDKVLDSAMAEKKGVSLTGTVGMKASASKSDKPLEKTQSDSDTPNADAYLEDPEKYMEELDEKYSDDSPDTESDFDYDEYYLEIADKYEDKERIKITDDNYADLVDSITIFLDRFEGKEIEVKGFVYRENGMEQNQLVVARFLMSCCSADTSVIGMMATGSDLDQIDDDSWVKVTGTISHTTYEENRIPLIEVKEVDKIKKPDTPYVYQDLGFFK
- a CDS encoding permease, whose product is MILFLLFFLFLFGFFFLEDIKGSTLPSALPTTLVDLNTIFLSIVLEAFPFLLLGVFVSALIQSFVSEETIRRFTPKKGYIALLPAAIMAALFPVCECAIIPVVRRLIKKGMPLHIGVVFLVGAPILNPIVFLSTYYAFRSDLTVVFARMGLGFILAILIGAIVYAIFKNGDMLKRTNHDHEHSHTHSHEQTTSKWKLTMYHMTDEFFDTGKFLLLGALLASSFQAFVSRDVITAIGSDVWSSTLVMMAFAYLVSLCSEADAFVAVTFQSTFSTASIVAFLVYGPMLDIKNTLMLLAYFKKKFVLVLMGVITGSVFIAILIFQLLIGG
- a CDS encoding metal ABC transporter solute-binding protein, Zn/Mn family, whose translation is MYKKMLFIFSSLLLVAACGQNKYASTTDANESTKKLEVMTTLYPLADFTKKIGGTHVEVESILPPGADAHTFEPTPKTMIKLADSDLFIYMGAGLEGFAESAAKTLKDGEVELIEASEGVTFEVFQSNHGHEHNDHDEEETQQAEEKHDDHGDVDPHVWLDPILAIDLADHIKSELIQAKPEAKDDFERNFLDLKKKLEELDRSYQQMVEQAERKEILVSHAAYGYWEHRYGIEQISVSGLSPTNEPTQQQMKEIIEETREYNIQYILFEQNVSTKPAETIKKHLNLDILYLHNLSVLTEEDIENKEDYFTLMERNQSTLKKALSH
- a CDS encoding DinB family protein, with the protein product MTKTEIALRFVRFSQWVQSLDALSDDEWFLPVSPGKWSVAEIIAHLTYWDRYFLKERYPKMKAEARLPRSIDVDVMNQKASLYAKSGVKKEELIKEFLETRDLIVKAINARSEEEMDVIFYNRGHKETLREYLVNLCEHDRHHKHQIDASLNNKFEVEGMN